The following are encoded together in the Humulus lupulus chromosome 5, drHumLupu1.1, whole genome shotgun sequence genome:
- the LOC133834380 gene encoding two-component response regulator-like APRR5, whose amino-acid sequence MGEVVLSSSEDWAVKGDSEVERRRKRKIEEMDNNINNDDDGVVETKMIGGCSSGGAITSWDRFLPRMMMRVLLVEADDSTRQIITALLRKCSYKVAAVSDGLKAWELLKGRPHNIDLILTEVDLPSISGFPLLTLVMEHDICKNIPIIMMSSQDSISTVYKCMMRGAADYLVKPIRRNELSNLWQHVWRRKSSSANGPRYEGVAQNKGEATSENDPATNHSNGYIPSIQRNEENIDKGSDSQSSCTRPELEVENVHVDQMQECSQPTRGESSPSDSRTQKSEGHINAGQRFMHGNEVRGSMLGTYQDADAKITPGKGFKPESIRRDAIMSSEACENNKFLFNRSRDTIDLNGVLEENANCNYQNSSSSNGTSKFDSGPKLDLTLRSSSGDFESHMVEKRHTLGHSNASAFTRYINKPLQTANPTSVGVCDQEKECGSNTEKHMFNFAAGLSFNSDTPGRSVSTPKSGITLATGQSNHSEAATHSPQQRLFPLPIPVKGIRVNNPVAGYGSVVPSVFCSQSGSSSLVSPSSAAQQEPSFLINAFYQTAPEKNKSEQSNELCRNNSIAKDQSLHNQEHKLDFFEDRGHISPTTDQSASSSFCNGNASHLNSIGYGSACGSNSNVDQVAMIRTASENRNDESYFNNGGNSHRSMQREAALTKFRMKRKDRCFEKKVRYESRKKLAEQRPRVKGQFVRQAQTDPSPAETEGNS is encoded by the exons ATGGGGGAAGTTGTTTTGAGTAGTAGTGAGGATTGGGCTGTGAAAGGAGATAGTGAAGTTgagaggaggaggaagaggaagatagAGGAAATGGAtaataatatcaataatgatgatgatggggTTGTGGAGACGAAGATGATAGGTGGGTGTAGCTCAGGTGGAGCGATTACCAGTTGGGATAGATTCTTGCCCAGAATGATGATGAGGGTTTTGTTGGTTGAAGCTGATGACTCCACTAGGCAGATTATTACTGCTCTACTCAGAAAATGTAGCTATAAAG TTGCTGCTGTGTCTGATGGCCTAAAAGCATGGGAGTTACTGAAGGGAAGACCCCATAACATAGATCTCATATTGACAGAAGTGGATCTGCCATCAATATCAGGGTTTCCGCTACTTACCTTAGTCATGGAGCATGATATCTGCAAAAACATTCCTATTATAA TGATGTCCTCTCAAGATTCGATTAGTACAGTTTACAAATGCATGATGAGAGGTGCTGCTGACTATCTTGTTAAGCCTATTAGGAGGAATGAACTGAGCAATCTATGGCAGCATGTTTGGAGAAGAAAATCT TCCTCTGCAAACGGCCCCCGATATGAAGGTGTTGCACAAAATAAGGGCGAAGCCACTTCTGAAAATGATCCTGCAACCAATCACTCCAATGGCTATATTCCTTCCATTCAGAGAAATGAGGAAAACATTGACAAAGGGAGCGACTCCCAG AGCTCTTGTACAAGGCCAGAATTAGAGGTTGAGAATGTCCACGTGGATCAAATGCAGGAATGCTCACAGCCAACACGGGGTGAATCTTCTCCGAGTGACTCGAGAACACAGAAGAGTGAAGGGCACATCAATGCAGGGCAGAGATTCATGCATGGAAATGAAGTCAGAG GATCAATGCTGGGAACCTATCAGGATGCTGATGCCAAAATTACACCAGGCAAGGGTTTCAAGCCAGAAAGTATTAGGAGGGATGCTATTATGTCTAGTGAGGCTTGTGAGAATAATAAATTCCTATTTAATCGTTCTAGAGACACCATTGATTTGAATGGAGTTTTAGAAGAAAATGCAAATTGCAATTATCAAAATTCTTCTTCAAGTAATGGAACTAGCAAGTTTGATTCTGGTCCGAAATTGGATCTTACCTTGAGATCAAGTTCTGGTGACTTTGAGAGCCATATGGTTGAGAAGAGGCACACCCTTGGCCATTCTAATGCCTCAGCCTTTACACG ATACATTAATAAGCCATTGCAAACCGCAAATCCTACATCAGTCGGTGTGTGCGATCAAGAGAAAGAATGTGGATCAAATACTGAAAAGCATATGTTCAATTTCGCCGCTGGACTTAGTTTTAACTCTGATACCCCTGGTCGCTCAGTAAGCACACCAAAAAGTGGTATTACATTGGCTACAGGTCAATCTAACCATTCTGAAGCTGCAACTCATTCCCCTCAACAGAGATTATTTCCTCTACCAATCCCTGTGAAAGGTATAAGAGTTAATAATCCGGTGGCAGGCTATGGTTCTGTAGTACCTTCAGTATTCTGTTCACAATCAGGTTCTTCATCCCTGGTCAGTCCAAGCTCAGCTGCCCAACAAGAGCCCTCATTTCTAATCAATGCGTTTTACCAAACAGCTCCTGAAAAGAACAAATCCGAGCAGTCAAATGAACTTTGTCGAAACAACAGCATTGCCAAAGACCAATCCTTACacaatcaagaacataaactggACTTTTTCGAGGATCGTGGGCATATCTCTCCTACCACTGATCAAAGTGCTAGTAGTAGTTTCTGTAATGGAAATGCAAGTCATCTTAATAGTATTGGGTATGGAAGTGCTTGTGGAAGTAATAGCAATGTTGATCAGGTTGCCATGATTAGAACTGCTTCCGAGAACAGGAATGATGAAAGTTATTTTAATAACGGTGGGAATTCTCACAGATCCATGCAAAGAGAAGCAGCTCTTACAAAGTTCCGCATGAAGCGGAAAGATAGATGTTTTGAAAAGAAG GTCCGATATGAGAGCAGAAAGAAACTCGCCGAGCAACGTCCCAGAGTTAAGGGACAGTTTGTTCGCCAAGCACAAACAGATCCTTCCCCTGCAGAAACTGAGGGAAATTCATAG
- the LOC133834379 gene encoding NDR1/HIN1-like protein 26, with protein MSIISIKSPKHCGKQGVNVEKVSKKLVFAGSALFTTILSIILLVWLILHPTKPEFSLKEADIYLLNLSNVNLLNSSIQLTLFSKNPNQKIGIYYDEIQVYASYKGQQITLYTSLPHFYQGHEDSNLLSASLVGTGLPVAPSFGYEVERDKTAGRLILNLKVNGRLRWKVGTWVSGKYRLNVNCVAVMAFGPSLPTGPLSAKQGTQCSTSV; from the coding sequence ATGTCTATAATCTCCATAAAATCGCCTAAACACTGTGGCAAACAAGGAGTGAACGTTGAAAAGGTGTCCAAGAAGCTTGTCTTTGCAGGCTCTGCTCTTTTCACTACAATCCTCTCCATAATACTACTCGTTTGGCTAATCCTTCACCCCACAAAGCCTGAGTTTTCTCTCAAAGAAGCTGATATATACCTGCTAAACCTCTCAAACGTTAACCTCCTCAACTCCTCCATCCAGCTCACTCTATTCTCCAAAAACCCGAACCAGAAAATCGGGATTTACTATGACGAGATACAGGTTTATGCCTCTTACAAGGGCCAACAGATTACTCTTTACACATCTCTTCCTCATTTCTACCAAGGCCATGAGGATAGTAATCTCTTATCTGCCTCTCTGGTGGGAACTGGCTTACCAGTGGCACCTTCCTTTGGTTATGAAGTGGAGCGTGACAAGACTGCCGGAAGACTAATTCTGAATCTTAAAGTCAATGGTCGTCTCCGGTGGAAGGTCGGAACTTGGGTCTCTGGCAAATACCGGTTGAATGTGAATTGTGTTGCAGTTATGGCTTTTGGACCTTCTCTTCCAACGGGTCCACTGTCTGCAAAGCAAGGGACTCAATGTTCTACTTCAGTTTGA